One region of Sphingomonas kaistensis genomic DNA includes:
- a CDS encoding alpha/beta fold hydrolase, translating into MMKHVDHGRGKPLLLVHGLGSSGHAWEPIIEPLAQARRVMVIDLPGHGATPAEADSGTFDGLVRSVAAWLNETGMTGVDMVGSSMGARLVLELARRGLAGNVVALDPGGFWEGWERKWLVSTLTASRGLVKGLRSALPTLAANRVSRSALLAQLSARPWALDGAFVAEELRALADTATVPSLVKDLGYGPGQEGIAQTRGRLAIGWGRHDRLCLPVQAKRAASKFPSAKLHWFEHSGHFPLWDEPRETVKLIAEVCG; encoded by the coding sequence ATGATGAAACATGTCGATCACGGGCGGGGCAAGCCGCTGCTTCTGGTGCATGGGCTTGGCAGCAGCGGCCATGCCTGGGAGCCGATTATCGAACCGCTTGCCCAGGCACGCCGGGTGATGGTGATCGACCTGCCCGGTCACGGCGCGACCCCGGCGGAGGCCGACAGCGGTACCTTCGACGGCTTGGTACGGTCGGTTGCGGCGTGGCTCAACGAGACGGGCATGACCGGGGTCGACATGGTCGGCAGCTCGATGGGCGCGCGGCTGGTGCTGGAACTCGCCCGGCGCGGGCTTGCCGGCAATGTGGTGGCGCTCGACCCGGGCGGCTTCTGGGAAGGGTGGGAGCGCAAATGGCTGGTCAGCACGCTGACCGCTTCGCGCGGGCTGGTGAAGGGGCTCAGGTCCGCGCTTCCTACGCTGGCGGCCAATCGGGTCAGCCGCTCGGCGCTGCTGGCGCAGCTGTCGGCACGGCCGTGGGCGCTCGATGGGGCGTTCGTGGCCGAGGAACTGCGCGCGCTGGCCGATACGGCGACCGTGCCGTCGCTGGTCAAGGATCTCGGCTACGGGCCGGGGCAGGAGGGCATTGCGCAGACCAGGGGCCGGTTGGCGATCGGCTGGGGCCGCCACGATCGCCTGTGCCTGCCGGTCCAGGCCAAGCGGGCGGCGAGCAAGTTCCCGAGCGCGAAGCTGCACTGGTTCGAGCATAGCGGCCACTTCCCTCTATGGGACGAGCCCCGCGAGACGGTGAAGCTGATTGCGGAGGTATGCGGGTAG
- the nusG gene encoding transcription termination/antitermination protein NusG has protein sequence MSRWYIIHAYSGFENKVRESILSEAKRLNLEGLVESVEVPTEKITEIRRGKKVTSDRKFFPGYVLAKLGMNDDVYHLVKNTPKVTGFLGPNGKPQAISEAEAARILNTKEEAAAAAPKAKINVDYEIGDSVKVLDGPFASFNGVVEELDFDRGRVKVGVSIFGRATPVELEFEQVELVK, from the coding sequence ATGTCCCGCTGGTACATCATCCACGCCTACTCGGGCTTCGAGAACAAGGTTCGCGAGTCGATCCTGTCGGAAGCCAAGCGCCTCAACCTCGAGGGCCTGGTCGAATCGGTCGAAGTCCCGACCGAGAAGATCACCGAGATCCGTCGCGGCAAGAAGGTCACCAGCGACCGCAAGTTCTTCCCGGGTTACGTGCTTGCCAAGCTCGGCATGAACGACGACGTCTACCACCTCGTCAAGAACACGCCCAAGGTGACCGGCTTCCTCGGCCCGAACGGCAAGCCGCAGGCGATCAGCGAAGCCGAAGCCGCGCGCATCCTCAACACCAAGGAGGAAGCTGCCGCTGCTGCGCCCAAGGCCAAGATCAATGTCGATTATGAGATCGGCGACAGCGTCAAGGTGCTGGACGGCCCGTTCGCCAGCTTCAACGGCGTGGTCGAGGAACTCGATTTCGATCGTGGCCGGGTCAAGGTCGGCGTATCGATCTTCGGCCGCGCGACCCCGGTCGAGCTCGAGTTCGAACAGGTCGAACTGGTCAAGTAA
- the secE gene encoding preprotein translocase subunit SecE, translated as MAKTSPGEFIRQVRVEAGKVVWPTGKETWVTAVMVFILTSLLALFFFAVDSGFAAIVQFLLGLLA; from the coding sequence ATGGCCAAGACATCCCCCGGCGAATTCATCCGCCAGGTCCGCGTCGAAGCGGGCAAGGTCGTGTGGCCGACCGGCAAGGAAACCTGGGTGACTGCCGTGATGGTATTCATCCTGACGTCGCTCCTGGCGCTGTTCTTCTTCGCCGTGGACAGTGGCTTTGCCGCGATCGTCCAGTTCCTCCTCGGCCTGCTCGCTTAA